One part of the Arabidopsis thaliana chromosome 4, partial sequence genome encodes these proteins:
- the PAO5 gene encoding polyamine oxidase 5 (polyamine oxidase 5 (PAO5); FUNCTIONS IN: primary amine oxidase activity; LOCATED IN: endomembrane system; EXPRESSED IN: 22 plant structures; EXPRESSED DURING: 13 growth stages; CONTAINS InterPro DOMAIN/s: Amine oxidase (InterPro:IPR002937); BEST Arabidopsis thaliana protein match is: LSD1-like 3 (TAIR:AT4G16310.1); Has 3107 Blast hits to 2713 proteins in 458 species: Archae - 2; Bacteria - 686; Metazoa - 1027; Fungi - 508; Plants - 550; Viruses - 0; Other Eukaryotes - 334 (source: NCBI BLink).), producing MAKKARIVIIGAGMAGLTAANKLYTSSNNTFELSVVEGGSRIGGRINTSEFSSEKIEMGATWIHGIGGSPVYRIAKETGSLVSDEPWECMDSTIDKAKTFAEGGFEIEPSIVESISGLFTALMELAQGKEISQSDADLSRLAHIYETATRVCSKGSSTSVGSFLKSGFDAYWDSISNGGEEGVKGYGKWSRKSLEEAIFTMFSNTQRTYTSADELSTLDFAAESEYQMFPGEEITIAKGYLSVIHHLASVLPQGVIQLNRKVTKIEWQSNEVKLHFSDGSVVFADHVIVTVSLGVLKAGIETDAELFSPPLPDFKSDAIRRLGYGVVNKLFVEMSQRKFPSLQLVFDREDSEFRFVKIPWWMRRTATITPIHSNSKVLLSWFAGKEALELEKLTDEEIKDAVMTTISCLTGKEVKNDTAKPLTNGSLNDDDEAMKITKVLKSKWGSDPLFRGSYSYVAVGSSGDDLDAMAEPLPKINKKVGQVNGHDQAKVHELQVMFAGEATHRTHYSTTHGAYYSGLREANRLLKHYKCNF from the coding sequence ATGGCGAAGAAAGCAAGAATTGTTATAATCGGAGCTGGAATGGCTGGTCTCACGGCGGCGAACAAGCTCTACACAAGCTCCAACAACACCTTCGAGCTCTCAGTCGTCGAAGGCGGTTCTAGAATCGGCGGTAGGATCAATACCTCTGAGTTCTCATCAGAGAAGATTGAGATGGGTGCCACGTGGATCCACGGAATCGGTGGAAGCCCTGTTTATAGAATCGCTAAAGAGACTGGTTCTTTAGTCTCTGATGAGCCATGGGAGTGTATGGATTCCACCATTGATAAAGCTAAGACCTTTGCTGAAGGTGGGTTCGAGATTGAGCCTTCCATTGTTGAATCCATCTCTGGTTTGTTCACTGCTCTCATGGAATTAGCTCAGGGGAAAGAGATCTCTCAATCCGACGCCGATTTGAGTCGTTTGGCTCATATTTACGAAACTGCCACTAGGGTTTGCTCTAAGGGAAGTAGTACTAGTGTTGGGTCGTTTTTGAAATCTGGGTTTGATGCTTATTGGGATTCAATCAGcaatggaggagaagaaggagttAAAGGGTATGGGAAATGGAGTAGGAAGTCACTTGAAGAAGCCATTTTTACGATGTTTAGTAACACACAGAGGACTTACACATCTGCTGATGAACTCTCGACGCTTGATTTCGCGGCGGAGAGTGAGTATCAGATGTTTCCAGGAGAAGAAATCACTATAGCTAAAGGCTATCTTAGTGTTATTCATCATTTGGCATCTGTGCTTCCTCAAGGTGTTATCCAATTGAATCGAAAGGTCACGAAGATCGAGTGGCAGAGTAATGAAGTGAAGCTGCATTTCTCAGATGGGTCTGTTGTTTTTGCAGATCATGTTATTGTTACTGTCTCTTTAGGTGTGCTTAAAGCAGGGATTGAGACTGATGCTGAATTGTTTAGTCCTCCTTTGCCTGATTTCAAATCAGACGCTATTAGAAGACTAGGCTATGGAGTTGTCAACAAGCTGTTCGTCGAGATGTCTCAAAGAAAGTTCCCCTCTTTGCAGCTTGTGTTTGACCGGGAGGATTCCGAGTTTAGGTTCGTGAAAATTCCATGGTGGATGAGAAGAACCGCGACCATTACCCCAATCCATAGCAATTCAAAGGTCTTGCTTTCTTGGTTTGCAGGCAAAGAAGCTCTCGAGCTTGAGAAACTTACCGATGAGGAGATCAAAGACGCTGTCATGACCACTATCTCTTGCTTGACAGGCAAGGAAGTTAAGAATGATACCGCAAAGCCCTTGACCAATGGCTCattgaatgatgatgatgaagccaTGAAGATTACAAAGGTCTTGAAGAGCAAATGGGGAAGTGATCCTCTGTTCAGAGGCTCCTATTCGTATGTAGCGGTTGGATCAAGCGGGGATGACCTAGACGCAATGGCTGAGCCATTGCCAAAGATTAATAAGAAGGTTGGTCAGGTCAATGGTCATGATCAAGCCAAGGTTCATGAGCTTCAAGTCATGTTTGCAGGGGAAGCAACACATAGAACCCATTACTCCACAACTCATGGTGCCTACTATAGTGGTTTAAGGGAAGCCAATAGGCTTCTCAAGCATTACAAATGTAATTTTTGA
- a CDS encoding Alkaline-phosphatase-like family protein (Alkaline-phosphatase-like family protein; FUNCTIONS IN: catalytic activity; INVOLVED IN: metabolic process; LOCATED IN: cellular_component unknown; EXPRESSED IN: shoot apex, embryo; EXPRESSED DURING: D bilateral stage; CONTAINS InterPro DOMAIN/s: Type I phosphodiesterase/nucleotide pyrophosphatase/phosphate transferase (InterPro:IPR002591), Alkaline-phosphatase-like, core domain (InterPro:IPR017850); BEST Arabidopsis thaliana protein match is: Alkaline-phosphatase-like family protein (TAIR:AT4G29700.1); Has 956 Blast hits to 954 proteins in 215 species: Archae - 0; Bacteria - 150; Metazoa - 543; Fungi - 112; Plants - 97; Viruses - 6; Other Eukaryotes - 48 (source: NCBI BLink).), whose product MNEALSSGKVKNGEFLTVYLKEKLPDRLHYSQSYRIPPIIGMVGEGLIVRQNRTNAQECYGDHGYDNKFFSMRTIFVGHGSRFRRGKKVPSFENVQIYSVVADILGLRPAPNNGSSLFPRSILLPFRATRGLE is encoded by the coding sequence ATGAACGAAGCTTTGAGCTCAGGGAAAGTAAAAAACGGAGAGTTTTTGACTGTTTACTTGAAGGAGAAGTTACCGGACAGACTGCATTATTCCCAGAGTTATCGGATTCCACCAATCATAGGAATGGTCGGAGAAGGTCTAATTGTCAGACAAAATAGAACTAATGCTCAAGAATGCTACGGAGACCATGGTTATGACAACAAGTTCTTCTCAATGAGGACTATTTTTGTCGGACATGGTTCTAGGTTTAGGAGAGGAAAGAAAGTGCCATCGTTTGAGAATGTGCAGATCTATAGCGTCGTTGCAGATATTCTTGGACTCCGACCAGCTCCGAACAATGGTTCTTCTTTGTTCCCTCGGAGCATTCTCTTGCCTTTCAGAGCAACAAGGGGGTTAGAATGA